The sequence aaaaagaaaagaaaagaagagaaaaaagacatattCTGAGTCTATCCAAATTTTTGGGAATCAGAGTCTCCAGAGGACTCAACACTCCAAAGATCACATGACTGGAGAATTACCTCAAGAAATAGTCAACTCCAGTTTCACTTagctctgccttttcttcctgttcACGCTCTAACCATACAGGCCAGATACAATGGACAGCCACCCGGTCAGTGTCCATCCTGAGTTATTGTGCTCAGTGCAGCAACTTCTCTCCATAAAAGAGAACGACTCTTGCTTCCAGAAAAAGCCATGTTTACATACTCTTTGCTCTAGCAAAAGCAAGACAAGAAAAGTCGTGAGCAGAGAAGAGTGAGGAGCTGATAAGGTACAGataaggaggaaagaggagactAGAGTTGAGGAAATGACAGTTTGCCATTCTCTTCACCTCTCTCCGGTGCCCAAATCttaccttcctttctccttccccttgggCTTCTCTCTAGGCATCTCCAAGGTCGTGATGGCTCTCCAGAGGATTCATGCATTGCTTCTGCTCTTGCTGCTGACCATGCTGGTGCTGGTGCAGCCCTCCTATGGCCAGGATCGCATGTACCAACGATTCCTGCGGCAACATGTGGACCCTGAGGGGACAGGTGGCAACGATGCCTACTGCAACTTGATGATGCAAAGACGGAAGATGACTGTGCGTCAGTGCAAACATGTCAACACTTTCATCCACGAAGACATCTGGAACATTCGTAGTATCTGCAGCACCACTAATATCCAGTGCAAGAATGGCAAGATGAACTGCCATGAGGGTGTAGTGAAGGTCACAGACTGCAGGGAGACAGGAAGTTCCAGGACCCCCAACTGCAGATATAGGGCCTTGGCAAGCACCAGGCGTGTGGTCATTGCCTGTGAGGGTAACCCCGAGATGCCTGTACACTTTGACAGATAGACACCATCCTGCAGGGGTGACAACCCAGCCCTTGGCCTTCAACTTAATGCGTAAACTGCAATGAGTAATGCATTTGAGCTGCCCCAGGCTCTGTCTCCTCtacttcttattctttttctctttataaccCATTCTGTTAAGCACATTGTAtcaaagagaaatggagacataAAATGAGGCTGGGCTTTTCTATAGTaaacttttttgctttcttttatcatACTGGTCAGTTGAGCTCTCTCATCAGATCCTATCCTCTGGAATTTAGTCATTATCTGTATTTATATAGCACTTCAAGcatttcaaagtgctttcatctaaattatctcattttaatagCACAGCACTCCTGTAATGCTGCCTGTTGTATGTAGGAGCACAAAGTTAAGAGATTTGCTGAAGACCATGAAGTTAGTGGAATAACTGAGACAGAAATCCAGTTGAACTGACTACCAATCCAGGGCTTTCTCCACTTCATCACAAGGAGCGTTTTGAAAGTAACTGCTTTTTGTTGTTTCCCAGAGTCAGCTGTTGGGAGAAGCATTACAAATTTGGAAATGTATGCTGGCAAATGAGAACTCTATCTGTGTGATTTGGCTCCCTTGTTATGCTGGGCTCTAATAAGATCAGGAAATGATGCgaggaattttctctctctctccgcgaCTTTTGAATCACTCTAATAagtcagaatattaaaaatgtactaGATCATTTATGACTTATTCACTCTTCCTGActgaaatgtttttcatgttttccttgtAATAAAGGACATAAACTGCAGGTATCTGAGAAGGCTGTGCTGTCGTTCTTTTGGGgggattattttttcccttctgggtAGGGAATAATTCTTTGCATTCTTAAGTTTTAAGTATGCACACACCTTAATATCCTCATAAATTCTGGTCAAAGACTAATGCCTATCAGATCCATGACCATGACACAGAAACCTTTGTCTCATTTACTCAGAGGAAGAGACCCCTCTCAATTCTTaaatcctttccttctccctctgactGTTTTAAACAAACTGGGGAGATGTATGAAGATGCTAGGGCTAAAgaaaggaagtgtgtgtgtgtgtgtgtgtgtgtgtgtgtgtgtgtgtgtgtgtttgtaaggATAAACTGAAATCATTTGAGTTACAGCAGATACAGAAAGAAATCACTTTATAAATGGAtttggtatacatatacattgtgaaataatcactaCAATTAGGCTAATTATCAAATCTGTCACCtcactgttttgtgtgtgtgtggtaagagcACTTAGGATTTATCctgttagcaaatttcaagtatatagtaCTATTTCGCCAcctgttaaacaaaaaaattaactgagtAAAATTTTTTagcttgtgtgtttatttttagtaatctctacgcccaacatggagctcaaacccacaaccccaagatcaagagttgtacactcctcagactgaatcagccaggtgccccttaacggAGTACATTTTGAAGATCTTATTGGCTTTACTCAATGATTCATGGATCAGGCAGCATCCAGTCTAACAGgtagaaaggagctccaaggagctatacaaaattaaagacttttataggcaggAGGAAGCGGGAACAAGGATGTTATACTAGGCAAAAAAGCAGGTCCTATATTGCAAGGTAACTTTCTTTAAGGGAGTGGTAGGAATCTATTAGGCAGATTATTTAACTAGTGCATCAAACAGTTTCTGGTTTCTGGGAGAGCCAAAACTAGTTTAAGTCTCAATTTGATGATGTGGGGCTTAGCATAAgcaactccattttgggcctgttatCTTGTTTTAACATGTCTACAATCAGTATGCTATACatcagatctccagaacttatttattcatgatgaacgtctccccatttcccctacccTCCCAAGCCCCTAGTAACCACCACTGtactctgcttctatgagtttgactattttagattccacatataagtgagatcatacagtatttgtctttctgtgtctagGTTATTTCACTCAATGTAATGTCCACCacgtccatccatgttgtcaaaaatcacaggatttccttcctttttaaggctgaataacattccattgtatattaataccacattttctttatcacacactttccttatccattcaacatcactaaccatcagggaagtgcaaatcaagactgcaatgacatatcacctcacacctgttataGGATGgccatcataaaaaataaaaataataataggtgAGTGAAAAGTGCCAGACAATTAGCTTTTTAAATTGTAACAGAGGTGCCTGACAGTAAGCTTTTGATTGCCAAGGCATCCATTCCAAAGACATCCATCTCAAATAAACATACTGCTAGCTTTACAGCTAAATAAGGAGCTATGCTGTCCCACCCATGAACTTCCCCTTTTAGCCCTGGATGACCTAGATAACTGACCATTTGTGTGACCCTGCTTTTCCTTTCCCAAGCTTTAATTCCCcctcttatattttaaattcaccaataaaaacTAAACTCTCAAAATCGTAGGCATACCACCCATGACTCCAACAAAGGCAGAGTCTGCACACTCCTTCTCTACACAAGAGCTCACTGTAGGACTTTGAGTGTGCCATGTACCTTCCAGAATATATGATTAATAagctttgttttttcaaagttcaCAATGGTTGTTGCTGAGATGTATCCTGCCATCATAATAAGAGCTACAAGGGCCAGTCCAGCCACAAGATTGGCTCTGGttggggaaatgtctgtgggGGCTCAACACAAATCATGCAGGCAATGTACATGCCTCCAGGGATCCCTAGTTGATGACATCACAATACAAGAGCTGAGTCCAAGACAAAAGAGTGAGGATatacagaaaagagaaccctgctaactactggtgggaatgtaaactggtgcagccattatggaaaaaagCATgaagactcctcaaaaaattaaaaatagaactatcctttGATCCAGAAATCTCATTTCTGGGTGTTTAtacaaaggaattgaaatcaagatctcaaagagatacccACACctttatgttcattgcagcattgttcacagtagccaagacaggggaaaaaaacaaaaggaacatcAGCAGAAAGAAATCTTAACTGAATTTCCATCATTTGACTAAAGCAGAGCCTCCTGAAAAAATGGCCACCACTAACTTCcctccaaagcagtctccagacaGGAGGTGTTTCAAAAAAACTGTGtagagttgcctgggtggctcagtcagtcgagcatcccactttagctcaggtcaagatctcacagttcttgagttcaagccccacatcaggctcgctgctgtcagcatagagtccgcttcagatcctctgttctcctctctctctctgtcccttctcagcTCGTGcatggctctctctcaaaaataaataaataaaatgtcgaaagaaagaaagaaagaaagaaagaaagaaagaaagaaagaaagaaagaaagaaagaaagaaagaaagaaagaaagaaagaaagaaagaaagaaaggaaactgtgTAAATGAGGTTTATCAGAACCCTTCATTTGTCTTCCCTAAAAgcccatttgtttttcccttggaagtctttccccactctctttccCCTAACTAAGTTGGTTTATAAACTTCTATCTCTAGCTGGTCAGTGAACCTCCTCATCACAATGCTCCTGCATGTGTACAAttaaacctgttttctttttttcctgttaatctacCTATTTTCCTCCCAAAGATGTGTTTGGAAATGTATATTTAGAGTGAGGAGGAAGGATGAGAAAAGAATTCTGTCCTTGGCTCAATCCAAGTAGTCGTGAGAGTCggtaagtaaaagaaacaatctgaggtgcctggctggctcacttggaaGAGCATACAACTTTTGATCTGGGGGTCATGAgcttgagacccatgttgggtgtagagattactttaaaaaaggcaaccttggggcgcctgggtggctcagtcggttaggcggccgacttcggctcaggtcatgatctcgcggtccgtgagttcgagccccgcgttgggttctgtgctgacagctcagagcctggagcctgtttcagattctgtgtctccctctctctctgcccttcccctgttcatgctctgtctctctctgtctcaaaaataaataaacgttaaaaaaacaattaaaaaaaaaaggcaaccttaaaaaataaatgaataaaagaaacaacccaTACTGGGCACATAACTCACTTGTGGAATTTACCATCGACTCTTGTCTGTATGCCCTCTGCTTATGTTCTACTGACCTTCAATCCTTCAATAATGTATCAGACCCTGTATTACCTACTGTTTTCAAGTGTAGAGGTAGCAAAATTTTCCCTCCTTCGTTTCTAGGTTCTTTGACTGTTGTAACAAATAAACTGGCATAAAGCAAATTAGCAAGAGAAATTATAAGAGAAGTATTAAGTCACAAGTGTATTTCTGCCTGAATGTGTTTTTACTGAGACTTCAGAAATTCATCCAAAgcctaataaaaataatgaattgtcttttttttttctcacataccATTTCTCTCTGCATAAATAGTTATGGAAGATTTTAATTAGAACATTATGAATaataaaagataacatttatCACAACTGTCCACACAATCAAGATGGGGTTAATTATGGAAAGGCTAGAACAAAGCATTTTATTTGTCTCCCATTTAAGAATTCCCAGGTAAGTGGTATAAGTCATTTAGGAATCCCATTTCTTCTGTTACATTACTCTGCCATCCCCAAGGGGAGAGGTGTTAAGCTCAATTGTATCATACACCCCTTTGGCATTCTGGTGAAGCCAATGAATAATtgagaataacaataataattaagaacaagagaatatttttaaatgcacaaaataaaatacattggattttaaatgaaattaaatcaaatatttaaagtttgTGATATagtaatatatgtgtttattagtGCATTAAGTAATAATATCTAAATGAGGGTCTAATCACTACTGTAGTTTTGAGTATGATCAGtgcaaaatattttgagatatttgCAATGACTATAAACTGATATCAAAGATTTCCactgtttttaattcaaaagtgaataattgttttttttgttttttgtttttgtttttgttttttaatttcatttttttacggtaatctctacacccaacatcaGACTCGAActcaaaccccaagatcaagggtcacgtGCTGTATCGACTGAACCAGTCAAGCGCCCCCAAAAGTGAAAGAATTGTTAAATTTCAGTTGCaggttagtgaaaataaagatgttaattttcccccgtgaaaataaaaaggaaacctgGTTTAGAATGGCgtggggaggccagcagggggcgctcTCATACCCTGCCACTCACGCCAATTACAGATCCTAGGGAAAGACTACTTTGCAAGTCTTAGTACTTGACAATCCCAGCAGGAAGATAGGCTTTCCCTCCCTACTAGGGAACAGCCCAGCCAATTAAGACTGTCACAAcccagccaatgaaaagccactacaCCTCCAATTCCTAGTTTACGCCAATGGACTGTTTGTTTATAACAGGCTTCcaaacttcttcctttcctctagaAACAagtgttcctctcctttgttcagGGGACTGGCCTATGGTTTTGCTGTAGCTTGCTTGTCCTTGATTataattctctgctattcctgaataagCCCATTTTTGCTGGTAGAATAactggtagttttgttttttaaggttgaCACCCCATACCAGTTCATGGATCCTATAAATTCCATTCCTGTGGTTCTTGGAAGCCCCTGGATTCCAGGTTAAGACACCCTGAGACATAATGATCATCTGCATGAGAAAATTTATCACTATGTTTTTGGGAAACAGCTGTACCAAAACACTGAAAAACTGAATAATGGTCAACAAAAGGATATATCAAGGAATTAATAGGAAGGAGCTAAAGTcaaggaaaatgtttaaagaaagaatataattaacaaatggttttaaatttgtattcaaGGATAATATCTCTTTAGGAACTCAAATCAGAAGCCACAACCCAAGCAGCTTCTATTACAAAAGCTGGTAGAACTCTAGGAAGCAGACCAAATGAACAGCTCTCAGAAACAATGGTTAACTCACTTTCCTGGGCTGCTTTGGTAGTTGATTTCTGCAGATATAAAGGAATATGTTCCTACAGTTCAGTTCAGGTTGTTTCCCAACTGGCTTTATTTCAGAGAAGCCGTAGAATTTATGGCTTAGCCCATAGTTGAATGTGTGGATGTATGCTTTGGTTCACAATTTTTCTTCCACACCAAAAGTAGAATATCACACTTACTTCAGAAACACTGGATGAAGTAGTTAAAACTAGAAATGACTGGGCTACAACAACCTGATATTATCAACCAATATTATCAACAACTGATATCAACATAAcactttattgtttaaaaaaagctacttttgggggtgcctgggtggctcagtcagttaagcgtccgacttcagctcaggtcatgatctcatggttcgtgggttcgagccccgcatcgggctctgtgctgacagctcagagcctggagcctgtttcagattctgtgtctccctctctctctgcccctcccccacttgcactctgtctctctctgtctcaaaaataaataaacatttaaaaaattttttttaaaaagctacttttggggcgcctgggttgctcagtcggttaggcgtccggcttcggctcaggtcatgatcttgtggtcgtgagttcgagccccacgtcaggctctgtgctgactgctcagagcctggagcctgtttcagattctctgtctccctctctctgaccctccccccgttcatgctctgtttctctctgtctgaaaaataaacatttaaaaaaaacttttaaaaaaatttaaaaaagttacttttcCATGCATTGCTTCCTGTAATTCTCAGAATTACTCACTCATGTCCTAGAATGTACTGTAAAATATACGGTATTGGAAACCCATGGATCTCTTTCTGAGCTTGCATCTTCACACAATAGTCCTCATAGTTTctccccactgcctctctctgtgttcatTGAGTCACTACCTGATTCAGCAGATCacaggaacttgttagaaagggCTGTTGATATGCGGCCACATGATGGCTACCTTAATTCTTCTCAGAGTCATCTTTCAAATCCTccaaacccaggtgccccaaattcctGCCTTTTTACTCTCCCTCTTCACCCAAAAATACTAGAGAGTAATTGGATTTGCAGTACGCCCTGAGACAACTCCCATTCAGTCTCTCAGCACACGATTACCAATTATTCAAGGAAAACTTGACATGACCTGGGCTTTGAGGTGCACCAGAGTTTCTGTAAATCCAAACGTGTTTCTATAAGTGCCAATACTTCTCTACCTAATCCTAATGACATAGCTTCCATTCAAAGAGAAGATCAGGACACTATATACCAGGATGGCATTGCTACTAATATGCTTTGAAGATAAGCTTTGGGTATGAACTGAAAGTGATGActataaaacaagaacaacaaaaaatttccCTTTACTCTCTGtgaacagtgaaataaaataaagtcacttaTGGGGTgactagctggctcagttggtgcatattgtgactcttgatgttagggtcatgagtttgagcctcatattgggggtagagtttacttgaaaacaaaaataaatagtcaCTTAGGTCAAGGAGGTGGGTAAAATGGAGCAGGGAGACCATTAAGGAGGTGGCCTTTATGTATGTCCTCATCGGTGGAGTCATGAACTTTTGAACTGGGTCAACTCATAAATACTCTAAAGACTCTGCAGAACACCTGCAACTTGCTACAGTATCAATTGGACCTTTGCATAGTGATAGCTTTAGCAACCAATTATGTTTAGCCAATATTAGTTTTCTGTCAACAACACCaatcaaaattctttgtaaacaatGTATAACAGCATTCCCCTTTTGTCTCTAAAATCCCTGACTTTTGCTCTCTTGTGGGACACTATTTGGGTTGTGTGATCAGAGCACCCCAAATTACAATTCTGGATCTCAAATAAATGCTTTTGCTTAATCATTGCCTCCTTACAATTTTTGGTTGACACCGTCTAGGTTCTTTTATTACCTCTGTAATAAAAAcaggttaacaaaagaaaaacatacagaaattcaACAACATGTGTATCTCTTGTATATATTGTGGATAGTCAGAAAAACTGAGTAAAACTTCCCAAAATGACTcaagccaccaccttaaataccatcttcagctaaagacaaaagaaatgggtgctgggtggctcagtcggttaagcagttaagcgtctgacttcagctcaggtcatgatcttgcagtctgtgagtttgagccctgtgtcgggctctgtgctgacagctcagagactgctttggattctgtgtctccctctctttctgcacctctagtgctctttctctctctctctgtctttcaaaatgaataaatgttaaaaaaaaaaaaaaaaggacaaaagaaagatattgcagtgggagtggggaggccaGTTAAGGGAGGTTATGAGGAAAAGCACAGCAAAGTTAAGGTTTGTCGTGTATATTTAAGTCTGTGTCTTCTCCATTGGTAAGAGTTTCTTGTGATTTAGAGTCAGCCTTCTCTTCCTGGTACTAAGAGTGAGGTACTCtcacaaatggagatttcctaAATGTcccttacaaaagggtaacttccaCTCCTGggtttcagagcttctcctgggCTTGTggcttcttaaaaataaccagcttaaataatctttatgccaaagaggTATAATTTGGAGTGGCATGCTTTGCTACCCTTCATGACAATTTGATGATAAAGTGGCCCagtgagacactcaaccaagATGGCTTAGCTGGGAGTAGCCCTCAAAGAAATGCATtgatagggatgcctgggtggttcagtcggttaagcatccaactttggctcaggtcatgatctcatg comes from Panthera tigris isolate Pti1 chromosome B3, P.tigris_Pti1_mat1.1, whole genome shotgun sequence and encodes:
- the LOC102954112 gene encoding ribonuclease 4 → MALQRIHALLLLLLLTMLVLVQPSYGQDRMYQRFLRQHVDPEGTGGNDAYCNLMMQRRKMTVRQCKHVNTFIHEDIWNIRSICSTTNIQCKNGKMNCHEGVVKVTDCRETGSSRTPNCRYRALASTRRVVIACEGNPEMPVHFDR